From Anomalospiza imberbis isolate Cuckoo-Finch-1a 21T00152 chromosome 6, ASM3175350v1, whole genome shotgun sequence, one genomic window encodes:
- the NKX2-1 gene encoding homeobox protein Nkx-2.1 has translation MLHALGSWRSNCACSAEGRRIMSMSPKHTTPFSVSDILSPLEESYKKVGMEASNLGAPLSAYRQSQVSQPAMQQHPMGHNGTVTAAYHMTAAGVPQLSHATMGGYCNGNLGNMSELPPYQDTMRNSASATGWYGTNPDPRFSSISRFMAPSSGMNMGGMGSLGSLGDVSKSMAPLQSTPRRKRRVLFSQAQVYELERRFKQQKYLSAPEREHLASMIHLTPTQVKIWFQNHRYKMKRQAKDKAAQQQMQQENGSCQQQQSPRRVAVPVLVKDGKPCQAGSNTPTAAIQSHQQQAATTITVATNGNSLGQHQSHQTNSAGQSPDMGQHSASPSSLQSQVSSLSHLNSSTSDYGTAMSCSTLLYGRTW, from the exons ccgCCGAATCATGTCGATGAGCCCAAAGCATACGACTCCTTTCTCAGTGTCTGACATCTTGAGTCCTTTGGAGGAAAGCTACAAGAAAGTGGGCATGGAGGCCAGTAACTTGGGGGCTCCCCTGTCAGCCTACAGACAGTCTCAGGTTTCTCAGCCGGCCATGCAGCAGCACCCCATGGGCCACAACGGAACAGTGACTGCCGCCTACCATATGACAGCGGCAGGGGTCCCCCAGCTCTCCCATGCTACGATGGGGGGCTATTGCAATGGGAACCTGGGCAACATGAGCGAGCTGCCGCCGTACCAGGACACCATGAGGAACAGCGCTTCGGCGACAGGATGGTACGGCACCAACCCGGATCCCCGCTTTTCCTCAA TCTCCCGCTTCATGGCGCCGTCCTCGGGCATGAACATGGGAGGCATGGGCAGCCTCGGCTCCCTGGGAGACGTGAGCAAGAGCATGGCCCCGCTCCAGAGCACGCCGCGGAGGAAACGGAGGGTCCTTTTTTCGCAGGCCCAGGTTTACGAGCTGGAGAGACGTTTCAAGCAACAGAAATACCTCTCCGCCCCGGAGAGGGAACATTTAGCCAGCATGATACATCTCACCCCGACTCAGGTCAAAATCTGGTTCCAGAATCACCGCTACAAGATGAAACGCCAGGCCAAAGACAAGGCTGCGCAGCAGCAGATGCAACAGGAGAAcggctcctgccagcagcagcagtctcCCAGAagggtggcagtgccagtgctTGTGAAGGATGGCAAGCCCTGCCAAGCAGGCTCCAACACACCCACAGCAGCTATCCAGAGCCATCAGCAGCAGGCAGCTACAACGATCACAGTGGCTACCAATGGCAACAGCCTCGGACAGCATCAGAGCCACCAGACAAACAGTGCGGGGCAGTCTCCAGACATGGGACAGCACTCGGCCAGCCCTTCCTCTCTGCAGAGCCAAGTCTCCAGTTTGTCTCACCTAAACTCTTCTACTTCTGACTATGGCACTGCCATGTCTTGCTCCACCTTGCTATACGGTAGGACCTGGTAA